A region of uncultured Anaeromusa sp. DNA encodes the following proteins:
- a CDS encoding NHLP bacteriocin system secretion protein: MQKEKTKKLFRREALENLRSPEQLDTLFAPTTPVAWVTLLVILLLVASVLIWSIFGVITTKVSGTGLIVDANGSANIYSTTSGRLKELRVKVGERVSRGQVVAIVEQLEMEAQLAKLNRDLAMAISSDDRATKEANLHELQEKLQRNSQVVSPVDGIVSDQIANGMGDILMPGTPLLNVRIDEERKGEMLVLLYVPVLEGKKIQQGMMVQIAPGSVDASEYGTLVGQVRSVSNYPVMADSITNWTGNKELTAWILKQTGGVAMEVKVELLKDNETKTGYLWSSVRGAQEQITPGTACTGNVIVKRQAPITKAFLKLNRSDWK; this comes from the coding sequence GTGCAAAAGGAAAAAACTAAAAAACTATTTCGGAGGGAAGCGTTAGAAAATCTGCGCTCGCCGGAACAATTGGATACATTGTTTGCGCCAACGACGCCGGTAGCTTGGGTCACTTTGCTTGTCATATTGCTTTTAGTGGCCTCTGTGTTAATTTGGTCAATTTTTGGGGTGATCACTACCAAGGTTAGTGGTACAGGTCTTATTGTGGATGCCAACGGCTCCGCTAACATTTACTCCACAACTAGCGGACGATTGAAGGAATTACGGGTAAAAGTCGGTGAGCGAGTGAGCCGAGGGCAAGTTGTAGCGATTGTAGAGCAATTAGAAATGGAGGCGCAGCTTGCCAAACTCAATCGGGACCTGGCTATGGCGATATCTAGTGACGATCGGGCAACTAAAGAGGCCAACCTGCATGAACTCCAGGAAAAATTGCAGCGCAACAGCCAAGTGGTCAGCCCTGTGGACGGAATTGTTTCCGATCAGATTGCTAATGGGATGGGAGACATTTTGATGCCGGGTACGCCGCTGCTGAACGTACGTATTGATGAGGAGCGCAAGGGTGAAATGCTGGTGCTGTTGTACGTTCCGGTCTTGGAGGGGAAGAAGATACAGCAAGGGATGATGGTGCAAATTGCACCGGGTTCGGTTGATGCGTCGGAATATGGTACCTTGGTCGGGCAGGTGCGCAGTGTATCGAATTATCCGGTTATGGCTGACAGTATAACAAACTGGACTGGAAACAAGGAGCTGACTGCTTGGATACTAAAGCAAACAGGCGGGGTGGCGATGGAGGTTAAGGTTGAGCTGCTCAAGGACAATGAAACAAAGACGGGGTATTTGTGGTCGTCTGTTCGGGGCGCGCAAGAGCAAATTACACCAGGAACAGCTTGTACAGGCAATGTCATCGTAAAACGACAAGCTCCGATTACGAAGGCTTTTTTAAAACTAAATCGGAGTGATTGGAAATGA
- a CDS encoding radical SAM protein — MRYARLTKDWLLRGWTDEPWTLINWTNGACRKLSAEWFETAKACDGLTDFDNIDGVLQQNIRLSKLINAGLAEECEQGNGIKPYQRFVQADNPYIRSVHWSITGRCNLKCRHCYMQSPDGRYGELPLPDMLGIIEQLAAANVHLVELTGGEPFMRKDLLDILAALAAKQINVLRIYSNGTLITDDILLEIKKLGLFPAIQISFDGCGAHDAMRGIVNTEAATIEAIRRLNKQGFPVIVATSIDRTNIHTLDATYTLLKKLGIRFWRVAAPQKIGNWRTATTSLSSEEKLSACAPIAARWLKDGRPFALQLLGYRSAEDEKAPVHYTPESYDCMSCRICCSLLPDGTVLPCATYTDTVIYEKMPNLLRESLSGIWSDSALRKIIDIKKSEVLAHNSHCIACTEFNRCGGGCRATSAVATGDLLAVDPQLCELYKSQFHQRFSTLAGLPPAAASPHPK; from the coding sequence ATGCGTTACGCTAGACTAACAAAGGATTGGCTGCTCCGAGGCTGGACCGATGAACCTTGGACGCTTATAAACTGGACGAACGGCGCTTGCCGCAAATTGTCGGCCGAATGGTTTGAAACGGCCAAAGCTTGCGACGGCCTGACTGACTTTGATAATATAGACGGAGTTCTTCAGCAGAACATTCGTCTAAGCAAACTGATCAACGCCGGACTGGCCGAAGAGTGCGAACAGGGAAACGGCATAAAGCCATACCAACGATTCGTTCAAGCAGATAATCCGTATATACGCTCTGTTCATTGGTCTATCACCGGCCGTTGCAACCTGAAATGCCGACATTGTTATATGCAATCTCCCGACGGGCGTTATGGAGAACTCCCTTTGCCGGACATGCTGGGAATCATCGAGCAATTAGCTGCAGCCAATGTCCATTTAGTAGAGTTAACTGGCGGCGAACCCTTTATGCGCAAAGATTTGCTGGATATTCTAGCAGCGCTGGCCGCAAAACAGATCAATGTGCTGCGGATTTACTCCAACGGCACCTTGATTACGGACGACATACTGCTAGAAATAAAAAAGTTGGGCCTCTTCCCCGCTATACAGATTAGTTTTGACGGCTGCGGCGCCCATGACGCTATGCGCGGGATCGTGAATACGGAAGCGGCTACCATCGAAGCCATCCGACGCTTGAACAAGCAAGGTTTCCCCGTCATTGTCGCCACCAGTATCGACCGAACCAATATCCACACGTTAGACGCTACCTACACACTCCTTAAAAAGCTTGGCATTCGCTTTTGGCGGGTGGCGGCGCCGCAAAAAATCGGCAACTGGCGCACAGCCACTACGAGCCTAAGCTCAGAAGAAAAGCTGTCAGCCTGCGCACCAATCGCCGCCCGCTGGTTAAAAGACGGCAGACCTTTTGCACTGCAGCTCCTTGGGTACCGAAGCGCCGAAGATGAAAAGGCCCCTGTTCACTACACTCCAGAAAGCTATGACTGTATGTCTTGCCGGATATGTTGCTCCCTGCTTCCCGACGGTACGGTTCTTCCTTGTGCGACCTATACAGATACGGTAATTTACGAAAAAATGCCAAATCTATTGCGCGAATCCCTCTCCGGAATATGGTCTGACTCCGCTTTGCGCAAGATCATCGATATTAAGAAAAGCGAGGTATTGGCACACAACAGCCATTGCATCGCCTGCACGGAATTCAATCGCTGCGGCGGCGGTTGCCGCGCAACGTCAGCAGTAGCAACCGGTGACTTATTGGCTGTAGACCCGCAATTGTGCGAACTGTATAAGAGCCAATTCCATCAACGTTTTAGCACGCTAGCAGGGCTACCGCCTGCAGCCGCTTCCCCTCATCCGAAATGA
- a CDS encoding Nif11-like leader peptide family natural product precursor produces the protein MSVESAELFIKRMKSDKEFATKINAFKSMEEAKQYIASQGFQFSMEDLGKCRQELSDDELDKVAAGEPSGLPHCEVGAVYDPYLDCPDDIIMCL, from the coding sequence ATGAGTGTGGAATCTGCTGAATTATTTATAAAGCGTATGAAATCTGACAAGGAATTTGCCACAAAAATCAATGCGTTTAAAAGTATGGAAGAAGCGAAGCAGTATATTGCCAGTCAGGGATTCCAATTTAGTATGGAGGATCTCGGAAAATGCCGTCAAGAGCTCTCCGATGATGAGTTGGATAAAGTTGCCGCAGGGGAGCCAAGCGGACTTCCTCACTGTGAAGTAGGCGCTGTGTATGATCCTTATCTAGACTGCCCAGATGACATCATTATGTGTTTATAG
- a CDS encoding Nif11-like leader peptide family natural product precursor, with protein MSIESAKAFIHQMKTDTEFAKKMTACNNTEEFHKQILTLGFDFTLKELCTLDGELSEDQLCDVAGGNLQSCTQPVPVMGVYDCKEGGEYF; from the coding sequence ATGAGTATTGAATCAGCCAAAGCCTTTATCCATCAAATGAAAACAGATACCGAGTTTGCTAAAAAAATGACCGCGTGCAACAATACGGAAGAGTTCCACAAGCAAATACTAACACTGGGATTTGACTTTACCTTAAAAGAATTATGCACTTTGGATGGCGAGCTATCCGAAGATCAATTGTGCGATGTAGCAGGTGGTAATCTACAATCCTGCACACAGCCCGTACCTGTTATGGGAGTCTACGATTGCAAAGAAGGCGGCGAATATTTTTAA
- a CDS encoding linear amide C-N hydrolase produces MKKVAVTLFLFLLILTYQAQNANACTTFTINDQKGNIVFGRNFDFKNGYGHVSVNKKNLKKTALISAPEKPLIWVSQYGSVTFNQAGKELPYGGMNEEGLVVEEMLLPSTKSDYPSPDERFGLTPLQWIQYQLDTAETVKDVIQSDANVRVAYASQRKKSTLHFLVSDRYGKTAVIEYIEGKMKTYQGNQLNYPVLANNTYDDSLANANRYSAFGGKEELPSHGEEPLERFAIAAAMVHNYSLNDNRIDYAFSVLDSVAQSEQTGWPTQWSIVYDINALQIYYKTANNSKIRKVALSEFDFNGNSPSLFVDIDNDVAGRSDFEEYSTQANRDLIEKASLIPREGQEKVATYPESIEPLY; encoded by the coding sequence ATGAAAAAAGTAGCGGTGACTCTGTTTTTGTTTTTACTCATCCTAACGTATCAAGCACAAAACGCAAATGCTTGCACTACATTTACCATTAATGATCAAAAGGGGAATATAGTCTTTGGGCGTAATTTCGACTTTAAAAACGGCTACGGGCATGTGAGTGTAAATAAAAAAAATCTTAAAAAAACAGCATTGATTTCAGCGCCGGAAAAACCTCTTATCTGGGTCTCTCAGTATGGCAGCGTTACGTTTAATCAGGCAGGCAAAGAACTGCCGTATGGCGGCATGAATGAAGAAGGATTAGTTGTTGAAGAAATGCTTCTGCCAAGTACTAAGTCGGATTATCCCTCGCCCGACGAAAGGTTTGGTTTAACTCCCTTGCAATGGATTCAGTATCAATTAGATACCGCAGAAACGGTGAAAGATGTTATTCAGAGTGATGCGAATGTCCGCGTTGCTTACGCTAGTCAACGTAAAAAAAGTACGCTTCATTTTTTAGTTAGTGACCGTTATGGAAAAACTGCTGTAATAGAGTACATTGAGGGGAAAATGAAAACCTACCAGGGCAATCAATTAAATTACCCGGTTTTAGCTAATAATACGTATGACGATTCGCTGGCTAACGCCAATAGGTATTCCGCTTTCGGGGGCAAGGAAGAACTTCCAAGCCATGGTGAAGAGCCGTTGGAGAGGTTCGCTATTGCCGCAGCTATGGTTCATAACTATAGCCTTAACGATAACCGTATTGACTATGCATTTAGCGTATTAGACAGTGTAGCTCAGAGCGAACAAACTGGGTGGCCGACGCAGTGGAGCATCGTATATGACATCAATGCCTTACAGATCTATTACAAGACGGCAAATAACAGTAAAATAAGAAAAGTAGCATTAAGCGAATTTGATTTCAACGGTAATTCGCCAAGCTTGTTTGTTGATATTGATAATGACGTAGCTGGACGTAGCGACTTTGAGGAATATAGTACACAAGCTAATAGAGATTTAATTGAAAAAGCAAGCTTAATACCACGAGAAGGCCAAGAAAAAGTTGCAACGTATCCGGAATCTATAGAACCGTTATACTAG
- a CDS encoding alpha/beta hydrolase: protein MKQFSIRKAGWLSAIFLFLFLTISCVSEAAEFERHDVKFKSQGLQCAGWYYVPKDVSAREKHPAIVMAHGFTAVKEMGLGKFAEEFAKAGFAVLVFDYRYLGASEGEPRGQVFYFEQQQDYRNAITWISLQKEVDPERIGIWGTSDSGGYVLHLGAFDKRVKAVVAQIPTINARYQSLNTEAQARRAAFYARNRVEEYKKGIVNYYPVVAPVGQPACFTQKDAYDYFTKEAKEAPNWKNQITMESLDIYKEFAPATFIHLVAPTPLLMIVASKDIVTSSENEMKAFERAGEPKKLVAFEGGHFDPFEGVAFSEASTAAVAWFKQYLNP, encoded by the coding sequence GTGAAGCAATTTTCAATCCGAAAAGCAGGATGGCTAAGTGCAATTTTTTTATTCCTCTTTTTGACCATTTCTTGTGTAAGTGAAGCTGCAGAATTTGAGAGACATGATGTTAAATTCAAGAGTCAAGGTTTACAGTGCGCAGGATGGTATTATGTTCCTAAAGATGTAAGTGCAAGAGAAAAGCATCCTGCTATTGTTATGGCGCACGGCTTTACTGCTGTTAAAGAGATGGGGCTTGGCAAATTTGCTGAAGAATTTGCAAAAGCTGGCTTTGCGGTTCTCGTGTTTGATTATCGCTATTTAGGCGCTAGTGAAGGAGAACCGCGAGGCCAGGTTTTTTATTTTGAACAGCAGCAAGACTATCGGAATGCTATTACCTGGATATCGTTGCAAAAAGAAGTGGACCCGGAGCGCATTGGTATTTGGGGGACTTCGGATAGCGGAGGCTATGTATTGCATTTGGGAGCGTTTGATAAGCGCGTAAAAGCGGTTGTAGCTCAAATTCCAACCATTAATGCCCGCTATCAATCCTTGAACACAGAGGCGCAAGCGCGTAGGGCGGCATTTTATGCGCGGAACCGAGTAGAAGAGTATAAAAAAGGAATTGTGAATTACTATCCTGTCGTTGCGCCTGTCGGACAGCCTGCCTGTTTTACTCAGAAAGACGCATATGACTATTTTACTAAAGAAGCCAAGGAGGCTCCAAATTGGAAAAATCAGATTACCATGGAGTCGCTTGATATTTATAAGGAATTTGCTCCCGCGACATTTATACATTTAGTAGCGCCTACGCCCTTGCTGATGATCGTTGCAAGTAAAGATATAGTGACTTCTTCAGAAAATGAAATGAAGGCGTTCGAGCGTGCAGGAGAACCCAAGAAGCTAGTTGCGTTTGAAGGAGGGCATTTTGATCCTTTTGAAGGAGTTGCTTTTTCTGAAGCATCAACAGCAGCTGTTGCGTGGTTTAAACAATACCTTAATCCATAA
- a CDS encoding MFS transporter → MVWKKRYNVLSVIFVAYLLCYMDRMVMSTAIPFIAKEFALSPLEMGAVMSAFFFSYALSQIPGGILADKFGARLVVAGGLVWWSIFTAITGMASSLKTMIVFRVLFGIGEGIFPPGAFKTIASWFPHREVGRASAIMLTTNCLGPALAPIFVAYLVVEWGWRMVFYSLLIPGLIVAALVWWHCKSPRASQGISAEELAEIEGDRVEKALPEKKIGFGQLVRMPLVWKCFFTLFFFNIALWGLMSWLPTYLMQARGFSIMKMGIASSLPYVSGTIGILISGYLSDRWFKDKRHWLVVFGASIGAVFIYLNAMAVSAETAVLYQIIGFFFLWIAMASIFTIPIATLPSEVAGSAMGLVNTAGQAAGFLSPLAVGYILTVTGNDYYYAFMMFVVCLGLSSVAALTIGSTKNNAVPSDS, encoded by the coding sequence ATGGTTTGGAAGAAACGATATAATGTGCTGAGCGTAATTTTTGTCGCGTATTTGCTGTGCTACATGGATCGCATGGTAATGTCTACAGCCATTCCGTTTATAGCTAAAGAATTTGCATTATCTCCTTTAGAAATGGGAGCGGTGATGAGTGCGTTCTTCTTTAGCTATGCTTTATCACAAATACCTGGAGGTATTTTGGCGGATAAGTTTGGCGCACGGCTGGTCGTGGCTGGCGGTTTAGTTTGGTGGAGTATTTTTACGGCGATAACAGGAATGGCGTCTTCTTTAAAGACTATGATTGTATTTCGCGTTTTGTTTGGAATTGGGGAAGGAATTTTTCCGCCTGGCGCATTTAAAACAATCGCCTCTTGGTTTCCACATCGAGAAGTAGGAAGAGCAAGCGCAATTATGCTTACGACAAATTGCTTAGGCCCAGCGTTAGCTCCTATTTTTGTGGCCTATCTTGTTGTTGAATGGGGTTGGCGGATGGTTTTTTATAGCCTTCTGATTCCGGGTCTCATTGTGGCAGCGCTCGTATGGTGGCATTGTAAGAGTCCTCGTGCAAGTCAAGGAATTTCGGCGGAAGAGTTGGCTGAAATAGAAGGGGATCGTGTTGAAAAAGCGTTGCCGGAAAAGAAGATAGGCTTTGGACAATTAGTAAGAATGCCTTTAGTTTGGAAATGCTTTTTCACTTTGTTTTTCTTCAATATTGCATTATGGGGATTAATGTCGTGGTTGCCGACGTATTTAATGCAAGCCAGGGGTTTCAGTATTATGAAGATGGGAATTGCCTCATCGCTTCCATATGTATCCGGGACGATTGGGATTTTGATAAGCGGCTATCTTTCCGACCGCTGGTTTAAAGATAAACGCCACTGGCTAGTTGTTTTTGGGGCGAGTATCGGCGCTGTATTTATTTATCTCAATGCAATGGCCGTATCGGCAGAAACGGCGGTGCTTTATCAGATTATAGGTTTCTTCTTTTTGTGGATTGCGATGGCATCAATTTTTACCATTCCCATTGCAACGCTGCCTTCTGAAGTGGCCGGGTCGGCTATGGGCCTTGTTAATACAGCTGGGCAAGCGGCAGGTTTCCTGTCTCCCTTAGCAGTTGGTTACATTTTGACGGTTACTGGAAATGACTACTATTATGCATTTATGATGTTTGTTGTATGCTTAGGTTTAAGCTCTGTTGCAGCATTAACAATTGGTTCAACTAAAAATAATGCAGTACCCAGTGACTCCTGA
- a CDS encoding D-aminoacylase, with amino-acid sequence MLDILIKQVKVLDGTGNPGFIADVGVVKGKIQEVGFITIKAKLVIDGNGLCVSPGFIDPHAHDEGCPFFDEAVLNKLSQGVTTDISGNCGQSLAPVSERYWKENQSVHALINPPECMHEFTSFGKFLDVVDKKKIGVNMGFLVGHAALRIAVMGLENREPSLAELEQMKVYLRESLEQGALGLSAGLLYPPGSIAKQDEFVELCKVIKEKNAIFTIHIRDEGDYVIESVQEAIEIAKRSGAFVNISHHKAIGKKNWGKVNTTLKMIEEANQDGLNVGFDQYPYNANCTYLNTILPPSYLVREREQLVLNLREPQFRGRVKEDILACRERWDNFVVNVGFAGMLIIKADKTPDAVGKTVSEYANALKKDPFDTALDLLVDNHLDVIAVYFSMSDDDVETVMKNPYGMVGTDGIYMKNREKTHPRVAASFPRVLGRYVREKKVLQLEEAIRKMTSLPAQRLHLKNKGLIKEEFDADLVVFDANTIMDNADFIVDSYAPNTGIRYVIVAGEVALKDNLYTHAASGKVIRRKEF; translated from the coding sequence ATGCTTGATATTCTAATCAAACAAGTGAAAGTGCTTGATGGTACTGGTAACCCAGGATTTATTGCAGATGTAGGAGTCGTAAAAGGGAAAATTCAAGAGGTTGGATTTATTACAATAAAAGCGAAGCTTGTTATTGATGGAAATGGGCTCTGCGTCTCTCCGGGGTTCATCGATCCACATGCACATGATGAGGGATGTCCATTTTTTGATGAAGCTGTACTAAACAAATTGTCGCAAGGGGTAACTACTGATATTTCTGGGAATTGCGGGCAAAGCTTAGCGCCTGTGTCGGAGCGGTATTGGAAAGAAAATCAAAGTGTGCACGCTTTGATTAATCCTCCAGAGTGCATGCACGAGTTTACATCCTTCGGTAAGTTTCTGGATGTGGTTGATAAGAAAAAAATCGGAGTGAATATGGGATTTCTTGTTGGTCATGCGGCATTGCGAATTGCGGTTATGGGCTTGGAAAATCGTGAGCCAAGTCTGGCCGAACTGGAGCAGATGAAAGTATACCTAAGAGAATCTCTTGAACAGGGGGCGCTAGGATTATCTGCTGGATTGCTTTATCCGCCCGGGAGCATTGCTAAGCAAGATGAATTTGTCGAGTTATGTAAGGTGATCAAAGAGAAAAATGCGATATTTACAATTCATATTCGTGACGAAGGCGACTATGTGATTGAATCAGTACAAGAAGCGATTGAAATCGCAAAACGGTCAGGTGCTTTTGTTAATATTTCGCATCATAAAGCAATCGGTAAAAAGAATTGGGGTAAAGTAAACACCACGCTCAAAATGATTGAAGAAGCGAATCAAGACGGGCTTAATGTAGGGTTTGATCAGTACCCATACAATGCAAACTGTACATACTTAAATACGATTCTGCCGCCCAGCTATCTCGTGAGGGAGCGAGAGCAGTTAGTACTGAACTTGAGAGAACCTCAATTCCGAGGACGCGTAAAAGAAGATATTCTTGCCTGCCGGGAGAGGTGGGACAATTTTGTAGTGAACGTAGGGTTTGCAGGGATGCTGATAATCAAAGCCGATAAAACGCCCGATGCGGTAGGCAAGACCGTTAGCGAGTACGCAAATGCGCTCAAAAAAGATCCATTTGATACAGCGTTAGATTTATTGGTAGACAATCATTTGGATGTTATTGCGGTATATTTTAGCATGTCTGATGATGATGTAGAGACGGTGATGAAGAATCCCTATGGCATGGTTGGCACTGATGGCATCTATATGAAAAATAGAGAAAAGACGCATCCGCGGGTAGCTGCCTCGTTTCCGAGAGTGTTAGGCCGTTATGTAAGAGAAAAGAAGGTATTGCAGCTAGAAGAGGCCATTCGTAAGATGACGTCCTTGCCAGCGCAAAGATTGCATTTGAAAAATAAAGGGCTGATAAAAGAAGAGTTTGATGCCGATTTAGTCGTATTTGATGCCAATACGATTATGGATAATGCCGACTTTATTGTCGATTCTTATGCACCCAATACAGGTATACGTTATGTTATTGTTGCTGGCGAAGTGGCGCTTAAAGATAATTTATATACCCATGCAGCTTCAGGAAAAGTAATTCGGCGAAAAGAATTTTAA
- a CDS encoding RidA family protein has product MKKVIFTKEAPGAIGPYSQAIEANGFVFVSGQTPLSPSTGEIVSDDVKEQTKQSLDNVKTILQARGLDVDHIVKTTIFLKDMNDFKVVNEVYANAFSGSYPARSCVEVARLPKDVRVEIEAIAVVK; this is encoded by the coding sequence ATGAAAAAGGTAATTTTTACGAAAGAAGCGCCGGGTGCGATTGGCCCCTATTCGCAAGCGATTGAAGCAAACGGGTTTGTATTTGTATCCGGGCAGACCCCGCTAAGTCCAAGTACTGGTGAAATTGTGAGCGACGATGTGAAAGAGCAAACAAAGCAATCGCTAGACAATGTAAAAACGATCTTGCAAGCTCGAGGCCTTGATGTTGACCATATTGTGAAAACAACTATTTTCTTAAAGGATATGAATGATTTCAAGGTTGTAAATGAAGTATATGCTAATGCGTTCAGCGGCAGCTATCCGGCGCGCTCTTGCGTAGAAGTGGCACGGCTGCCCAAAGATGTGCGCGTCGAGATAGAAGCGATTGCTGTAGTTAAGTGA
- a CDS encoding D-serine ammonia-lyase: MENRHVLETKIETWKKEHPALADLQNMREIVWLNPLYGQEKQEQVASISEKDIQDAEERLVRFAAFIEKAFPETKKDEGIIESPLAYIPAMQEQMSLLCGESIPGKVYVKLDSHLPISGSIKARGGVYEVLYLAESIAMEHGGLLWTDDYAVLKSSKFQQLFSQYTIVVGSTGNLGLSIGIMGAALGFRVIVHMSVDAKKWKKDMLRSKGVSVVEHAADYSEAVEAGRRDAEKDRKSYFIDDENSRHLFLGYAVAAKRLQKQLEREGVVVDEEHPLFVYLPCGVGGGPGGVTFGMKSIYKKNVHSFFVEPTHSPAMLLGLMTGLHEKISVQDLGIDNRTAADGLAVGRPSGLVGRLLERDISGVVTVQDENLYLLLKLLANSEGTFLEPSALAGFMGPMQLVATKEGQRYLEERELVKKMDRATHIVWATGGSMVPKDEMDKFYQHGLEIMPSKTV, encoded by the coding sequence ATGGAAAACAGGCATGTTTTAGAGACAAAAATAGAAACTTGGAAAAAAGAGCACCCTGCCTTGGCTGATTTGCAGAATATGCGCGAAATCGTTTGGTTAAATCCGCTTTATGGGCAAGAAAAGCAAGAACAAGTTGCTTCAATTTCAGAAAAAGATATTCAGGATGCGGAAGAGCGACTTGTGCGATTTGCAGCTTTCATTGAAAAAGCATTTCCGGAAACAAAGAAGGATGAAGGCATCATTGAATCACCGCTTGCGTATATCCCTGCGATGCAAGAGCAAATGAGCCTGTTGTGCGGTGAGAGTATTCCAGGGAAAGTCTATGTTAAGCTCGATAGTCACTTGCCTATTTCCGGTTCGATAAAAGCTAGAGGCGGTGTGTATGAAGTCCTCTATTTAGCAGAGTCTATTGCCATGGAGCACGGAGGCTTATTGTGGACAGACGACTACGCTGTACTTAAAAGTAGTAAATTTCAACAGTTGTTCTCGCAATACACTATTGTGGTTGGTTCGACAGGAAATTTAGGACTGAGCATCGGCATTATGGGCGCGGCATTAGGGTTTCGCGTGATCGTTCATATGTCTGTGGACGCAAAAAAATGGAAGAAAGATATGCTTCGGAGTAAAGGAGTATCCGTCGTTGAGCATGCTGCTGACTACTCGGAGGCAGTTGAAGCTGGGCGAAGAGACGCGGAAAAAGATCGTAAGAGTTATTTTATTGACGACGAAAATTCACGTCATCTTTTTTTAGGATATGCTGTGGCGGCAAAAAGACTGCAAAAGCAATTAGAGCGAGAAGGGGTAGTTGTTGATGAAGAGCATCCTCTTTTTGTGTATTTGCCCTGTGGTGTTGGCGGCGGCCCTGGTGGTGTTACCTTTGGTATGAAATCAATTTATAAAAAAAATGTTCATAGCTTTTTTGTAGAACCCACGCATTCACCTGCGATGCTGCTCGGCTTGATGACTGGTTTGCATGAAAAAATTTCTGTGCAAGATTTGGGTATTGATAATCGTACTGCTGCAGATGGACTAGCTGTGGGGAGACCTTCCGGTTTGGTAGGACGGCTGTTGGAAAGAGATATTTCCGGCGTGGTCACTGTGCAGGATGAAAACTTGTATTTGCTCTTGAAGCTATTAGCCAATTCAGAAGGGACGTTCTTGGAACCATCTGCATTGGCCGGGTTTATGGGCCCGATGCAATTGGTAGCAACAAAAGAAGGCCAGCGCTACTTGGAAGAAAGGGAGCTGGTAAAGAAAATGGATCGCGCTACTCATATAGTATGGGCAACAGGGGGAAGCATGGTGCCTAAAGATGAAATGGACAAATTTTATCAGCATGGCCTTGAAATTATGCCAAGTAAGACGGTTTGA
- a CDS encoding cupin domain-containing protein encodes MPINDDSIELGQKIATARNNKGLSLRQLALSVNVSPSLLSQIERGLANPSLNTLRMIAVSLDIPLFSLFVEPTNVNKLITRANNRKKIIFPHSNWEYTLLSPDLTGAIEMVLMSIPPHSQSSEVSLSHAGEEVAYVLAGTVTLYLDETTETLEKGDSVKIPPSIRHMWKNETDSTVEVIFAVTPANF; translated from the coding sequence ATGCCAATTAATGACGATAGTATTGAACTCGGCCAAAAAATTGCAACCGCTAGAAATAACAAAGGCCTTAGCCTCCGCCAACTAGCTTTATCAGTAAACGTTTCCCCTTCATTGTTAAGCCAAATTGAGAGAGGTCTTGCCAATCCCTCTCTGAACACACTGCGCATGATTGCAGTTTCTTTAGATATCCCTCTCTTCAGCTTGTTTGTCGAACCTACAAATGTTAACAAATTAATCACTCGTGCCAATAACCGAAAGAAAATCATCTTCCCTCACAGCAATTGGGAGTATACCCTGCTTTCGCCAGACTTAACCGGAGCCATTGAGATGGTTCTAATGTCTATCCCTCCTCACTCTCAATCCTCGGAGGTTTCGCTATCTCACGCGGGAGAAGAAGTGGCTTACGTGTTAGCAGGAACGGTTACGCTTTATCTAGATGAAACTACAGAAACACTAGAAAAGGGAGACAGTGTAAAAATCCCTCCCAGTATCCGTCATATGTGGAAAAATGAAACTGATTCTACGGTCGAAGTGATTTTTGCTGTCACTCCGGCGAATTTTTAA